The Xanthomonas fragariae genome has a segment encoding these proteins:
- a CDS encoding autotransporter-associated beta strand repeat-containing protein gives MNRAFALVWNAAIGNWVVTHELVRRRRKSGATRRSLPSLVILAVGAAAPALAWGACTPALPAAGATVNCTGVPITSNSFSSSANNLTVNVAAGTQMTAGLLGGTAIALSGTNSTLNNAGTVDPSVLGLLSVLSTGVTMGNASSTAVTVNNLASGTIYGTGGLLGANLLNLDGMALGITSASNGTVQINNAGTIDSRALLGLSVLGSDTPVIAVSGGGTVNAVNTGTINGRVGFQSSATGNTFVNAGTINGSVSMGVGSTNSFTAVTGGSVNSAGGLALELLGPGGLLRFAQTGVVDGGAGGTNTLILQNSATGTGSGSTGVGSLSTAQYINFGSLRVNSGTWSMGGASNFGNSALNGGVLQFANPAQLGTAITANGGALEATAAGLNLVPASGIALGPGGMTLQGANGLTIGSAITGTGALTKTGTGGLELTGANTFTGGVNLINGALTVGTDSALGSGTVTASGGSVLAGAAVNLPNAFALSNTIGIGGANNLRIGGAVTGTGVLNKIGTGTLTLGGANTYSGGTTLGAGSVVLETSGALGTGTVTAAGGLLDTTAPLTLGNAFALTNTLGLGASGNALTLTGNLAGVGGINKTGTGTLALNGTNTFTGGTTLASGTLQLGTASALGTAALNVTGASNLSTSAPLTVTNGVSLAGPLNWTGAQALTLSGAINGGGSLIKSGAGDLTLTNTNAYTGGTTLSTGRLVVGSNAALGTGTLTASGGELDATTAATLGNTIALTGTLGVGSSGNALNVAGTIGGTGGLNKLGTGTLTLSGLNTYTGGTSLNAGTLQVTNGTALGTGALNVTGNAVLQNTAATSLTNAIALTPGALTLNGAQALTLSGAISGTGSLVKSGSGDVTLSGNNLYSGGTTLSAGTLTVGSNTALGVGALTAAAGTTLDNATVSTLANAIALAGLVNVGGSNALTLTGDITGAGSLDKLGPASLTLAGNNTYAGGTRLTAGSVILGSDTALGAGTLSVSGGLLDSNAARVLANALVLDADLQLGGSQDLTLNGGISGVGGLIKGGTAALTLGGPNTFAGGVDLNAGSLLIGNGAALGSGALTAADGTQLQATTATTTGNDVILNGALSLTGNNDLSVTGTVSGAGSLVKQGTGALSLSGNNVYTGGTLLNDGALAVGSNTALGSGALTAADDTLLTASTAATLQNAVTVDGQLSIDGQNLTLDGVIDGAGSLVKNGTQTLTLNGNNTWGGGLQLQSGALLAGSDTALGVGTLTAAGGTTLDATTAVALGNALALDGALTLPGTQDIALNGVISGIGSLDKQGTATLTLGSANSFSGGVAVDAGRLVLGNDAALGVGGLLVGGAAELDANAALTIGNTVQLNDQLTLVGSNDLVVNGAISGVGNLIKNGTTTLSLTASNSYSGGTTLTAGTIAVGANDALGTGNLSVVGNSVLSNAVAVALGNDIALGAALTVDNAADMLASGAISGTGDLIKIGAGTLTLSGNNNYTGPLAIQAGTVVASTAASLGNASNVDVAAGAVLNLTNGGLINALSGAGNIDTDAGATLQLGGGDFAGSLGGGGNLDKVGAGTVRLLGNSAIGGATQVSGGTLDVIGSLGTSALNVGLGGTLTGTGTNGSVASGVTIGDGGRLALTSGSSLSVAGLTLAQGAFIDVALAAPSNTRLLAVNGDLTLDGTLNITDIGGFGTGVYRLIDYTGALTNNGLGIGLFPGSVDISQLALQTAIGQQLNLVVTAPGSIVQFWDGVQTTANGTVDGAAGTWGAATNWTGQDGSANSTWQGDFAVFAGTAGTVSVQGTQSIGGLQFVTDGYQLTDAGAGALAVTDPLTAIRVDPGATATVDVAISGIGGVQKLDTGTLVLSAANTYTGGTALGGGSLILGDAQALGTGTLTAATGTTLDTDQALAVGNAVVLDGALSLAGSNDLSLTGAIGGAGSLIKNGASTLTLSGTNSYVGGSVLNAGTLAVGSNTALGVGSLSVLGNSTLSNAIALALGNNVNLGADLTIASADDLALTGTLSGAGALIKTGLGILTLSNSNTFTGPVSVQTGVLAIAAPGALGTTSAVDVAAGAGLSLGSNTALGAVTGLGNVAVLSGNTLQLGIDNVGSTFAGSLSDAGNLDKVGTGTLQLIGTSTLGGTTQVTAGTLDVDGTLTSAGGLTVGTGGSLSGSGVVDAPVTVNDGGRLVVTSGALLTTGNMSLAPNATLDAFLGVPSQTGVLAVNGDLTLDGTLNITDIGGFGTGVYRLIDYTGALTNNGLDIGTLSGSIDPTQLTLQTALAQQVNVVVALPGSNVQFWDGAQTLANGSIDGGAGVWSAGSTNWTSIDGLSNSDWQNSFAVFAGTAGNVGVQGTQGITGIQFASNGYVLSDAGAGALSADAATTIVRVDPGVTGTIDVTIGGTGTLQKLDTGTLVLSAANTYTGGTALGGGSLILGDAQALGTGTLTAATGTTLDTDQALAVGNAVVLDGALSLAGSNDLSLTGAIGGAGSLIKNGASTLTLSGTNSYIGGTVLRDGTLAVGSDNALGTGTLAVTGDSVLSNAIATALGNAVTLGAALTVDNLANLTLAGDISGSGALIKTNTGTLTLDGSNSYTGGTTLNAGTLVGDSASLQGTIVDNATLVFNQAANGVFTGSITGTGSVIKDGAGVLQLNGANGYTGGTSIAAGTLIGDITSLQGDIANNAALVFNQATGGVYAGTVSGTGSLEKAGTGVLQLVGANTYTGGTVVSAGSLIGNTTSLQGNVVDNATLVFDQATDGVFAGAVSGTGSVIKQGAGALTLVAPNTYSGGTTIASGSLIGNTTSLQGSIVDNATIVFDQADDGTFAGNVTGSGTLVKNGAGALTLDGANVYLDGTIINAGTLIGDTDSLQGDIANNSALVFQQTTNGTYAGTLSGTGSLLKDGVGTLLVTANSGGFTGPTTVAAGTLSVGNPANPGAALGGPVTVGPGGTLTGSGSIGGLTSGGTVVIGSTSGTISVGGNATLGNGSTLQVTPGAGGAVTPISVGGAATLAPGSTLQLVRATDLPLFTEIPVINAAGGLTGQFSNVVSDYAFVEPNVSTSATALSVSFGRNAVGMVDAVTVPNQQAAAAAVDGLPTTNPVYQAVVRLPNDPQAISTAFASLSGESHASTATALLDSRFLLSGVGNHLRGDSQDTRVGDATVWITGRSLPNRVDGDANTASVRREDNGIMAGAERRIGERSVVGIAVGNQDIETRSRESFDRSDIDGTHAGIYGQADWSAFALQASVDYAHYSVDSTRRVMLPGVLEERLSSNYDAKAITVSLEAAWNLLTGNAVYSPFIAADYTHLKTDGFNERGGIAGLSMDSAKDKYTTSTVGARGRWQLGPAAGLSASVGWRHAFGDRAVERSAGFIGTGSQFSVQSVTLAKNAVVGELGVSLITSPASRMSLSLQGLNGDGQTAYGGQVTWGWNF, from the coding sequence ATGAATCGTGCATTTGCGCTGGTCTGGAACGCAGCGATCGGTAATTGGGTCGTAACGCACGAGCTGGTGCGTCGGCGGCGCAAATCCGGAGCGACCCGTCGTAGTTTGCCGAGCCTGGTTATCTTGGCGGTGGGGGCCGCCGCGCCCGCGCTGGCCTGGGGAGCATGCACGCCTGCGTTGCCGGCAGCCGGCGCAACCGTTAACTGCACGGGAGTGCCGATCACCAGCAATAGTTTCTCAAGCAGCGCGAATAATTTAACCGTGAATGTTGCAGCCGGCACGCAGATGACCGCCGGATTGCTGGGCGGCACCGCCATCGCGCTGAGCGGCACCAACTCCACGCTCAACAACGCCGGCACGGTCGATCCCTCCGTGCTCGGGCTGCTCTCGGTGCTGAGCACCGGCGTCACCATGGGTAATGCCAGTTCCACCGCGGTCACCGTTAACAATCTTGCCTCCGGCACGATTTACGGCACCGGCGGTTTGCTTGGTGCCAACCTGCTCAATCTCGATGGCATGGCGCTTGGCATCACCTCGGCCAGCAATGGCACTGTGCAAATCAACAACGCTGGCACGATCGATAGCCGTGCGTTGTTGGGCTTGTCGGTACTGGGCTCGGACACACCGGTAATCGCAGTGAGCGGTGGCGGCACCGTCAATGCCGTCAATACCGGCACCATCAATGGGCGAGTGGGCTTCCAGAGTTCGGCCACCGGCAACACCTTCGTCAACGCGGGCACCATCAACGGCAGCGTGTCGATGGGTGTAGGCAGCACCAACAGCTTTACTGCAGTGACCGGTGGCAGCGTCAACAGTGCTGGTGGACTTGCACTGGAGTTGCTTGGTCCTGGCGGTTTGCTGCGCTTCGCCCAGACCGGTGTGGTCGACGGGGGGGCAGGGGGCACCAATACGTTGATCCTGCAGAACTCGGCCACGGGTACCGGCAGCGGCAGCACCGGTGTCGGATCGCTGAGCACCGCGCAGTACATCAATTTCGGCAGTTTGCGCGTCAATAGCGGCACCTGGTCGATGGGCGGCGCAAGCAACTTCGGCAACAGCGCGCTCAATGGTGGCGTATTGCAATTCGCCAACCCTGCGCAGCTCGGCACCGCCATCACGGCCAACGGCGGTGCGCTCGAAGCCACTGCTGCGGGCCTGAACTTGGTACCTGCCAGCGGCATCGCGCTGGGCCCAGGTGGCATGACCTTGCAGGGCGCCAATGGGTTAACCATCGGCAGTGCGATCACCGGCACCGGTGCGCTAACCAAAACAGGTACCGGTGGATTAGAGCTGACCGGCGCCAACACCTTCACAGGTGGCGTCAATCTGATCAATGGCGCGCTGACGGTCGGCACCGACAGCGCGTTGGGAAGTGGCACTGTCACCGCATCTGGCGGCAGCGTGCTGGCAGGTGCTGCCGTCAACCTGCCCAATGCATTTGCGCTGAGCAACACCATCGGCATCGGCGGCGCAAATAATCTGCGGATCGGCGGTGCAGTGACAGGAACCGGTGTACTGAACAAGATCGGTACCGGCACGCTCACACTTGGGGGCGCAAACACGTATAGCGGTGGCACAACGCTGGGTGCGGGTAGCGTCGTGCTGGAAACCTCCGGTGCGCTCGGCACCGGCACGGTGACTGCAGCAGGCGGATTGCTGGATACCACCGCGCCGCTGACGCTAGGCAATGCTTTCGCGCTGACCAACACCCTTGGCCTGGGTGCAAGCGGCAACGCGCTCACCTTGACCGGAAATCTCGCGGGCGTTGGTGGCATCAACAAGACCGGCACCGGCACGTTGGCCCTCAACGGCACCAACACCTTTACTGGCGGAACCACGCTTGCATCAGGCACGCTGCAATTGGGCACGGCTTCGGCACTGGGCACCGCCGCATTGAATGTCACCGGCGCCTCCAACCTCAGCACCAGTGCGCCGTTGACGGTAACCAACGGCGTCAGCCTTGCCGGTCCGTTGAACTGGACCGGTGCGCAGGCACTTACGCTCAGCGGTGCCATCAATGGCGGCGGCAGCCTGATCAAGAGCGGTGCAGGCGATCTCACCCTGACCAACACCAATGCCTACACAGGCGGCACCACGCTGAGCACCGGGCGTCTGGTGGTGGGCTCGAACGCAGCATTGGGCACCGGCACGCTGACTGCCAGCGGCGGTGAGCTCGATGCGACCACTGCAGCAACCCTGGGCAACACGATTGCACTCACCGGCACCTTGGGCGTCGGCAGCAGCGGTAACGCCTTGAATGTAGCCGGCACGATCGGCGGCACCGGTGGATTGAACAAACTCGGTACCGGCACACTGACGTTGAGCGGCTTGAACACCTACACCGGTGGTACCAGCCTCAACGCCGGCACCTTGCAGGTGACCAACGGCACTGCACTGGGCACGGGTGCGTTGAACGTCACCGGCAATGCGGTGCTGCAAAACACTGCAGCTACCTCGCTGACCAATGCGATTGCGCTGACTCCAGGTGCACTGACGCTCAACGGGGCGCAAGCACTGACGTTGAGCGGCGCTATCAGCGGTACCGGTAGCCTGGTCAAATCCGGCAGCGGCGATGTCACGTTGAGCGGTAACAATCTGTATAGCGGCGGTACTACGCTCAGCGCGGGCACGCTGACGGTGGGCAGCAATACCGCGCTCGGCGTCGGTGCATTGACCGCAGCAGCAGGCACCACGCTGGACAACGCAACGGTCAGCACGCTCGCCAATGCGATCGCACTGGCGGGGCTGGTCAACGTGGGCGGCAGCAATGCGCTCACGCTCACTGGCGATATCACCGGCGCCGGCAGCCTGGACAAACTCGGCCCCGCCAGTCTGACCCTGGCCGGCAACAACACGTATGCCGGTGGCACGCGTTTGACCGCAGGTAGCGTGATCCTGGGCAGCGACACCGCATTGGGTGCCGGGACCTTGAGTGTGAGCGGCGGCTTGCTCGACAGCAACGCGGCACGCGTTCTCGCCAATGCCCTCGTACTGGATGCGGACCTGCAACTCGGTGGTAGCCAGGATCTCACCCTCAATGGCGGTATCAGTGGCGTAGGTGGCTTGATCAAGGGCGGCACCGCGGCGCTGACGCTGGGTGGACCCAATACGTTCGCCGGTGGTGTGGATCTGAATGCAGGCAGTTTGCTGATCGGCAACGGCGCTGCATTGGGGAGCGGCGCGTTGACGGCTGCCGACGGCACGCAACTGCAAGCCACCACGGCGACCACCACAGGCAACGATGTCATCCTGAATGGCGCGCTGTCGCTCACCGGCAACAACGACCTGAGCGTGACCGGCACCGTGAGCGGCGCGGGCAGTCTGGTCAAACAGGGCACAGGCGCGCTTTCGCTCAGCGGCAATAATGTCTATACCGGCGGCACGCTATTGAACGACGGTGCGTTGGCAGTGGGCAGCAACACAGCGCTCGGTAGCGGTGCGCTTACCGCCGCCGATGACACGCTGCTCACTGCCAGCACTGCAGCGACGTTGCAGAACGCGGTCACAGTGGATGGTCAGCTCAGCATCGATGGACAGAACCTCACGCTCGATGGCGTGATCGACGGTGCCGGCAGTCTGGTCAAGAACGGTACGCAGACCCTCACGCTCAACGGCAACAACACGTGGGGGGGCGGCCTGCAATTGCAGAGCGGGGCATTGCTGGCGGGCAGCGACACCGCGTTGGGCGTTGGCACGCTGACTGCGGCCGGCGGCACCACGTTGGATGCGACCACCGCAGTGGCATTGGGCAATGCGCTTGCATTGGACGGTGCGTTGACGCTGCCAGGCACGCAGGACATCGCGCTCAATGGCGTGATCAGCGGGATCGGCAGCCTCGATAAACAGGGCACCGCGACGCTGACCTTGGGCAGCGCCAATAGCTTCAGCGGCGGCGTGGCAGTGGATGCAGGCCGCCTGGTGCTCGGCAACGACGCTGCGCTGGGCGTGGGCGGTTTGCTGGTCGGCGGTGCTGCCGAACTGGATGCCAATGCAGCGCTGACGATCGGCAACACAGTGCAGTTGAACGATCAACTGACGCTGGTCGGCAGCAACGATCTGGTCGTGAACGGCGCCATCAGCGGCGTTGGTAACTTGATCAAGAACGGCACCACCACGTTGTCGCTCACTGCAAGCAACAGTTATAGCGGCGGCACCACGCTGACGGCAGGCACCATTGCGGTGGGCGCGAACGATGCGCTAGGCACCGGCAACCTGTCGGTGGTCGGTAATTCGGTACTGAGCAATGCGGTTGCGGTGGCCTTGGGCAACGACATCGCGCTTGGCGCGGCGCTCACCGTCGACAACGCGGCCGACATGCTGGCCAGCGGCGCCATCAGCGGTACGGGCGATCTGATCAAGATCGGTGCGGGCACCTTGACCTTGAGCGGCAACAATAACTACACCGGGCCGCTGGCGATTCAGGCTGGCACCGTGGTGGCCAGCACCGCTGCGTCGCTGGGCAACGCCAGCAACGTCGATGTCGCTGCAGGCGCGGTGTTGAATCTGACCAACGGTGGGCTAATCAACGCGCTCAGCGGCGCAGGCAATATCGACACCGATGCCGGCGCCACCTTGCAGCTGGGCGGCGGCGATTTTGCCGGCAGCCTGGGCGGTGGCGGCAACCTGGATAAGGTCGGTGCGGGCACGGTGCGCTTGCTCGGCAACAGTGCGATCGGCGGCGCCACGCAAGTCAGTGGCGGCACCTTGGATGTGATCGGCAGCCTCGGCACCAGCGCGTTGAATGTCGGGCTCGGCGGCACATTGACCGGCACCGGCACCAACGGCAGTGTGGCCAGTGGCGTGACCATCGGCGATGGCGGCCGGCTCGCATTGACCAGTGGCTCTTCACTCAGCGTGGCTGGTTTGACGCTGGCGCAGGGCGCCTTTATCGATGTGGCGCTGGCAGCGCCGAGCAACACGCGTCTGCTGGCGGTCAATGGCGATCTCACCCTGGACGGCACCCTCAACATCACCGACATCGGTGGCTTCGGCACCGGCGTGTATCGCCTGATCGACTACACAGGCGCGCTGACCAATAACGGCTTGGGCATCGGCCTGTTTCCCGGCAGCGTGGATATCAGCCAGCTCGCCCTGCAAACCGCAATCGGCCAGCAACTCAATCTGGTAGTCACTGCGCCGGGCAGCATCGTGCAGTTCTGGGATGGCGTGCAGACCACCGCCAACGGCACCGTCGATGGCGCCGCCGGCACCTGGGGTGCGGCCACCAACTGGACCGGCCAGGACGGCAGCGCCAACAGCACCTGGCAAGGCGATTTTGCGGTGTTTGCCGGTACCGCCGGCACGGTGAGCGTGCAGGGCACGCAGAGCATCGGTGGCCTGCAGTTCGTCACCGATGGCTATCAGTTGACCGATGCCGGCGCCGGTGCATTGGCCGTGACCGACCCATTGACCGCGATCCGTGTGGACCCGGGTGCAACCGCCACCGTCGATGTCGCCATCTCGGGCATCGGCGGCGTGCAGAAACTCGACACCGGCACCTTGGTGCTGAGTGCAGCCAACACCTACACCGGCGGCACTGCACTGGGCGGCGGCAGCTTGATCCTGGGCGATGCGCAGGCATTGGGCACCGGCACCTTGACCGCAGCAACCGGCACCACGCTGGATACCGATCAGGCACTGGCAGTGGGCAATGCGGTGGTGCTCGATGGTGCGCTGAGTCTGGCCGGCAGCAACGATCTGAGCCTGACCGGCGCAATCGGCGGCGCCGGCAGCCTGATCAAGAACGGTGCGTCCACGCTCACGCTCAGCGGCACCAACAGCTATGTCGGCGGCAGCGTGTTGAACGCAGGCACCTTGGCGGTTGGCAGCAACACCGCGTTAGGTGTCGGCAGCCTGTCTGTGCTGGGCAATTCCACCTTGAGCAATGCAATTGCGTTGGCACTGGGCAACAACGTCAACCTTGGCGCCGATCTGACCATCGCCAGTGCGGACGACCTGGCACTGACCGGCACGCTCAGCGGCGCGGGCGCCTTGATCAAGACCGGGCTCGGCATCTTGACGCTGTCCAACAGCAACACCTTCACCGGCCCGGTGTCGGTGCAGACCGGCGTACTGGCCATCGCAGCGCCCGGTGCATTGGGGACCACCAGCGCAGTGGATGTCGCGGCAGGCGCCGGGCTCTCGCTCGGCAGCAATACGGCGTTGGGCGCAGTGACCGGGCTGGGCAATGTGGCAGTCCTGAGCGGCAACACGCTGCAGCTCGGCATCGATAACGTCGGCAGCACCTTTGCCGGCAGCCTGAGCGATGCGGGCAATCTGGACAAGGTGGGCACCGGCACGCTACAGCTCATCGGCACCAGCACGCTGGGCGGCACCACGCAGGTGACTGCGGGTACCCTGGACGTCGATGGCACGTTGACCAGTGCAGGCGGCTTGACCGTGGGCACCGGTGGCAGCTTGAGCGGCAGCGGCGTGGTCGATGCGCCGGTCACGGTGAACGACGGCGGGCGTCTGGTAGTGACCAGTGGGGCATTGTTGACCACCGGCAACATGAGCCTTGCCCCCAATGCCACGCTCGATGCGTTCCTGGGAGTGCCCAGCCAGACCGGCGTGCTGGCGGTCAATGGCGATCTCACCCTGGACGGCACCCTCAACATCACCGACATCGGTGGCTTCGGCACCGGCGTGTATCGCCTGATCGACTACACAGGCGCGCTGACCAATAACGGCTTGGACATCGGCACGCTCTCCGGCAGCATCGATCCGACTCAGCTGACGCTGCAAACCGCCCTGGCCCAGCAAGTCAACGTGGTGGTGGCTTTGCCCGGCAGCAATGTGCAGTTCTGGGATGGTGCGCAGACGCTGGCCAATGGCAGCATCGATGGCGGCGCAGGAGTGTGGAGCGCAGGCTCCACCAACTGGACCTCGATCGATGGGCTGAGCAATAGCGATTGGCAGAACAGCTTCGCCGTGTTCGCCGGCACCGCAGGCAACGTGGGCGTGCAGGGCACCCAAGGCATTACCGGTATCCAGTTCGCCAGCAACGGCTATGTGCTGAGCGATGCCGGCGCCGGTGCGCTGAGCGCCGATGCGGCAACTACCATCGTCCGGGTCGATCCCGGCGTCACCGGCACCATCGATGTGACCATCGGCGGGACCGGCACGCTGCAGAAACTCGACACCGGCACCTTGGTACTGAGTGCAGCCAACACCTACACCGGTGGCACTGCACTGGGCGGCGGCAGCTTGATCCTTGGCGATGCGCAGGCATTGGGCACCGGCACCTTGACCGCAGCAACCGGCACCACGCTGGATACCGATCAGGCACTGGCAGTGGGCAATGCGGTGGTGCTCGATGGTGCGCTGAGTCTGGCCGGCAGCAACGATCTGAGCCTGACCGGCGCAATCGGCGGCGCCGGCAGCCTGATCAAGAACGGTGCGTCCACGCTCACGCTCAGCGGCACCAACAGCTATATCGGCGGCACGGTCCTCAGGGATGGCACGCTGGCGGTCGGCAGCGATAACGCACTGGGCACCGGCACGTTGGCGGTGACCGGTGATTCGGTGCTGAGCAACGCCATTGCCACCGCTCTGGGCAATGCAGTCACGCTGGGCGCTGCGCTCACCGTCGACAACCTGGCAAACCTGACCCTTGCCGGCGACATCAGTGGCAGCGGTGCATTGATCAAGACCAATACCGGCACGCTGACGCTGGACGGCAGCAACAGCTACACCGGTGGCACCACGCTCAACGCCGGCACGCTGGTGGGCGACAGCGCTAGCTTGCAAGGTACGATCGTCGACAACGCCACCTTGGTGTTCAATCAGGCGGCCAATGGCGTGTTCACCGGCTCGATCACCGGCACCGGTAGCGTGATCAAGGACGGCGCAGGCGTGCTACAGCTCAACGGCGCCAACGGTTACACCGGCGGCACCAGCATCGCTGCCGGTACGTTGATCGGCGACATCACCAGCCTGCAGGGCGACATCGCCAACAACGCAGCATTGGTGTTCAACCAGGCCACCGGCGGCGTTTATGCCGGCACGGTCAGCGGCACCGGTTCGCTGGAAAAAGCCGGCACCGGCGTCTTGCAGTTGGTGGGTGCCAATACCTACACCGGCGGCACCGTGGTCAGCGCCGGCAGCTTGATCGGCAACACCACCAGCCTGCAAGGCAACGTGGTGGATAACGCCACTCTGGTATTCGATCAGGCCACCGACGGCGTGTTTGCCGGAGCGGTGAGTGGCACGGGCAGTGTGATCAAGCAGGGTGCGGGTGCGTTGACCCTGGTCGCCCCCAACACCTACAGCGGTGGCACCACGATTGCCAGCGGCAGCCTGATCGGCAATACCACCAGCCTGCAAGGCAGCATCGTCGACAACGCGACAATAGTGTTCGATCAGGCGGACGATGGCACGTTTGCCGGCAACGTTACCGGTAGCGGTACGTTGGTCAAGAACGGTGCGGGTGCGTTGACCCTGGATGGCGCCAATGTCTATCTGGACGGCACCATCATCAACGCGGGCACGCTGATCGGCGATACCGACAGCCTGCAGGGCGATATCGCCAACAACAGCGCGCTGGTGTTCCAGCAGACCACCAATGGCACCTACGCAGGGACGTTGTCTGGCACCGGCAGCCTGCTCAAGGATGGCGTGGGCACCTTGTTGGTCACTGCAAACAGCGGTGGCTTCACCGGGCCAACTACGGTCGCTGCAGGTACATTGAGCGTGGGCAATCCGGCTAACCCGGGCGCCGCGTTGGGTGGACCGGTGACGGTGGGTCCGGGCGGCACGCTCACCGGCAGCGGCAGTATCGGTGGCCTGACCTCCGGCGGCACCGTGGTGATCGGCAGCACCAGCGGCACGATCAGTGTCGGCGGCAATGCCACGCTCGGGAATGGTTCCACCTTGCAGGTCACGCCTGGCGCAGGCGGTGCGGTCACACCCATCAGCGTGGGCGGTGCGGCTACGCTGGCACCGGGCAGCACCCTGCAGTTGGTGCGTGCGACCGATCTGCCGTTGTTCACCGAAATTCCGGTGATCAATGCGGCTGGTGGGCTCACCGGGCAGTTCAGCAACGTCGTCTCCGACTATGCGTTCGTCGAGCCGAATGTGAGCACCAGCGCCACTGCGTTGTCGGTCTCGTTTGGGCGCAACGCTGTGGGTATGGTCGATGCGGTCACCGTGCCAAACCAGCAAGCTGCCGCAGCTGCCGTAGATGGCTTGCCGACCACTAACCCGGTCTACCAGGCAGTGGTGCGCCTGCCCAACGATCCGCAAGCGATCAGCACCGCGTTCGCTTCGCTGTCTGGCGAAAGCCATGCCAGCACCGCCACTGCGTTGCTGGATAGCCGCTTCCTGCTGAGCGGTGTCGGCAACCATCTGCGTGGCGACAGTCAGGACACGCGCGTGGGCGACGCCACGGTATGGATCACCGGCCGTAGCCTGCCCAATCGTGTCGATGGAGACGCCAACACCGCATCGGTGCGACGCGAAGACAACGGCATCATGGCCGGTGCAGAACGCCGCATCGGCGAGCGCAGTGTGGTCGGTATAGCGGTCGGTAATCAGGATATCGAAACCCGCTCGCGCGAGTCCTTCGATCGCTCCGATATCGATGGCACCCATGCCGGAATCTACGGCCAGGCCGATTGGTCTGCGTTCGCGCTGCAAGCGTCGGTCGACTATGCGCACTACAGCGTGGACAGCACGCGTCGGGTGATGTTGCCCGGCGTGCTCGAAGAGCGGCTGAGCAGCAACTACGATGCGAAGGCGATCACCGTGTCGCTGGAAGCGGCCTGGAATCTGCTCACCGGCAATGCGGTGTACAGCCCCTTCATCGCGGCCGACTACACGCATCTGAAGACCGATGGTTTCAATGAGCGCGGCGGCATTGCCGGGCTGTCGATGGACAGTGCCAAGGACAAATACACCACCAGCACGGTGGGTGCGCGTGGGCGTTGGCAGCTGGGCCCGGCGGCAGGGTTGTCTGCATCGGTGGGTTGGCGGCATGCGTTCGGCGACCGCGCTGTGGAGCGTTCGGCTGGCTTCATCGGCACCGGCTCGCAGTTCTCCGTGCAGAGCGTCACCCTGGCGAAGAATGCGGTGGTCGGAGAATTGGGCGTCAGTTTGATCACCTCGCCTGCCAGTCGCATGTCTTTGTCGTTGCAAGGACTCAACGGCGATGGCCAGACCGCGTACGGCGGCCAGGTCACCTGGGGTTGGAACTTCTGA